The DNA sequence AGACCCGGATGCCGATCGCGACGGCTGAAATGGGTGTCATCGCATGCAATGGGAAGGTCCATGTCATCGGCGGCTATGCGCGCGGTCAGGTCAACAGCGATTACCATCAGGTATTCGATCCTGCGACCGGCGAGTGGACACTGAAGGCGCCCATACCCTATGCCTGCAATCACCTCAGCATGGCGGCGATCGGCAGCAAGATCTACAGTTTCGGTGGCTTTATCGAGCAGAACCGCTGCCCGCACTCCAACTGTTTTGTCTATGACGACGACACGGATGAGTGGGAACGGATTCCGAACCTTCTCAGACCGCGCGGTGCGATTTCAGCAGTGGAACTCAACGGACAGATTCATCTGCTTGGCGGCCGCAACGTCAGGTCGGTCGATTGGCACGAGATATATGATCCGGAAACGCAGCAGTACCAGCTTCTCAACGATATGCGCGGATCGACACCGACGCAGCCATTCGCGGGCCAGCGATGCCACATGGGAGCTGTGGTCGTGGATGGAAAAATCCACTGCATCGGCGGGCGCAAGGATTCCTACGACTTCAACACCGGTCTGCATTCGGTCTTTGATCCCGAAAGTCTGACCTGGTCGTTCCGGAAGGAAATGCCGACCATTCGCAGTGGACACTCTGTGGCCTATGTGAACGGCAAGATACTGGCGTTCGGTGGCGAGGCGCGCGGTTTGGTCTTTGAAGCCAACGAGTCGTATGATACCAAGACCGAAAAATGGGAAATTGTCGCACCAATGCCGGTACCGCGGCATGGCTTGCATGGCGCGACCGCAGCAGTCATAGGCAATACTGTCTACGTGCCCGGCGGTGCCCCGATTACCGGCGGGAGCGTCCAGGGTGCCTATCACGACTCCTTCACCTTCGGTTAGCACGCGGACCATCAACCAGACCCTGATGTGCTTCATGAAAGCGCAATCGGGGCATTCTGGCACTTTCACCTGAATTGAAAGCCTCATTCCCGTCTGGTGACGAAGGAAACAGGAAAGGCACGGCCAATGGAAAACCCGAACCTCAACATTGTGCTGCGCATGCAAGGCAATGTAGCCCCAATTTGCGATGGCAGGGTGAAAGTCGATGGATTTGACCTCACAATCCACGATGAAGGGGCAATGCAGGGCGCCTTTAGAAGCATGGTGCGGGAGCACAAATTCGAGATCAGCGAACTTGCACTGACAACCTATGTCGTCGCACGGGAACACGGTGCGGAATTCACGGCACTGCCAATCTTCCTTGTCCGGGAATTTCACCACGGTGCGATCCTGTTCAACCGGAACGCCGGCATTACTGATCCCAAGCAGCTAGAAGGCCGCGACGTCGGAGTTGACCGCGGATATACCGTCACAACAGGCGTGTGGGCGCGCGAAATCCTCGCCAAGGAACACGGGGTGGACCCCAGGCGCGTCAACTGGATCCTGTCCAGCGACGAACATGTTGCCGATTTCCGGCCGCCCGAAAATGTTCGACTCATAGAGGACGGACGCAGCCTGAGAGAGGACCTTCAGGCAGGTGTGCTGCCCGCCACCGTCGGGTTCTTTCCCGAGGATATTCCAGAACAGTATGACAACATCGTTGCCTTGCACCCTGATGGGCTGGAGGCTGGTCTGCGTGCATTCGACCAGCGCGGACACTACCCGATCAACCACCTGATCGTGGTGCGCAACGACGTGTTGGCGCGTAACCCGGATTTGCCTGTGGCGCTGTTCGACGCATTTGCGCAATCCAAGCAGATCTATGTTGATCAACTCAAGGCTGGCGCGATCGAATCTCCGACAGCCATCGATCAAATGCATGCCCGGATACTCGAGCGTGGTGCCGATCCACTGCCCTACGGCATAGAACCCAACCGGGCGCTTCTGGAGGGGTATCTGGAGCAATGCCAGGCGCAGGGCGTGCTGAACCGTCCAGTGAGCCTTGAGGCGCTGTTCGAGCCAACGACGCTTGAATTGATCGGCTAGACAATAGCTAGCCAACGCCGCGACGGGACCGCCATGACCCTAATAACAACGCCGCGCATCCGACTGGATGCGCGGCGTTGTTTGTTACTTCATGATTGCGCTGGCTCGTCTCTGGCTATTTCGCCCGATTGGAGCGGGCTATCGGTTCAACCGCCGTCGGCTGTCAGTCCCGCAGCCTCAATCCCGGCAATAGCGCAGACTTCATCATTATCGCCGGTATCCCCGGAAATCCCGACAGCACCGATAATGTGCCCGTCCGAATTCTTGATCAGCACACCACCCGGCGCGGGCACGCATCGCCCGTCGGAAGCATCTGAAGCAGCACTCATGAAGCCCGGCACTTTCTGTGAGCGCTTGGCAAGTTCGCGTGACCCCAACCCGAACCCCAGCGCGCCGTAGGACTTTCCCTTGGCCAGTTCGAGGCGCAGAATTCCGCTGCCATCCTCCCGCTTGGCGGCGACCAGATGACCACCTGCGTCGAGAACGACAACCGTCAGCGGCTCTAGAGAATTCTCCCGCCCCTTGGCGAGTGCGGCGTCAACGACGACAGAAGCATGCTTGAGCGAGATACTTGTCATGTTCTTGTTCCTTTTTCCGATTCATTGTTTTCAGCACAGGCCGCAGCAAGCAGCAGTGCACGGGTGATCTCGACCGCTTCGGCGCAAACCTCGTAGGGCGAGCGTTCCCAAAGGGCGGGATTGGGGGCCTCGTAGCTGAGGTAACCGTCGTAACCGATTTCGCTCAAACGGCCGAAAAGATTGTTCCAGTCGATCACACCCTTCCCGGGCACGAGCCGATCAATCGGGCGGCGAATTCCGGGTGTCGGGTGCAGGGGCGCATCGCTGTATTGAAATGCAAACAACTCGTCTGCACGTACGCCATCCAGACCGGCTGAAACACCTTGGCTTCTGTGCAAGTGATAGGCGTCGAGAAGCATGCCGCAACTGGGGTGGCCGGCGCCCTCGATGATCTCACGCAGGACCGCGGTCCGGTTGACTACCGGGTGCTGGGAGTTGAACTCAAGTGCAAGTTTGAGATCATATTCGGCAACGATCGCACCGGCAATCCGGGTTGCCGCGATAGCATCCTTGACGGTGCCTGTCACCTGGCCCGGCGCGCTCATGATCATGTCGCAGCCAACTGCCTTTGCAATCTCACAGGTTTCATGCAGGACGCCAAATAGTCTTTTCTGTTCCTCAGGCGGCGTAAAAAACCAGCCATATTCTGTGCCCAGAACGCCAATGGACACATCGCTGTCGCGCATCATGGCAATCACATCGTCTTTCGTCATGCCACGGTCAAAGCAATCGACAACGTCGCTGCGACGGATCTCGATTGCGTCAAAACCTGCCTTCGCAGTTGCATCCAGACAGATATCAAGCGGCGTGGTATGGATCGTCCAGGTGTGAAGAGCCGTCCTGAACGGCTTTTGCGTGTGTTTCATGATGCAAACTCGCTGTTGGACAGCCGCAGGCATCCGGAACGTCGCGCACAATTCATGCTCCCCGTCCCGGGATGATGTCGGTTCAGCGACTGCCGAACAGACTTGCATATGCGCACGCTCAAATGATCAGCTTCCATTTACCCATGCCGACGTCCGTCCTTGCTGGTGCCTCGCACAATGCGAACCGAGTTG is a window from the Hoeflea sp. IMCC20628 genome containing:
- a CDS encoding 4,5-dihydroxyphthalate decarboxylase is translated as MENPNLNIVLRMQGNVAPICDGRVKVDGFDLTIHDEGAMQGAFRSMVREHKFEISELALTTYVVAREHGAEFTALPIFLVREFHHGAILFNRNAGITDPKQLEGRDVGVDRGYTVTTGVWAREILAKEHGVDPRRVNWILSSDEHVADFRPPENVRLIEDGRSLREDLQAGVLPATVGFFPEDIPEQYDNIVALHPDGLEAGLRAFDQRGHYPINHLIVVRNDVLARNPDLPVALFDAFAQSKQIYVDQLKAGAIESPTAIDQMHARILERGADPLPYGIEPNRALLEGYLEQCQAQGVLNRPVSLEALFEPTTLELIG
- a CDS encoding heme-binding protein: MTSISLKHASVVVDAALAKGRENSLEPLTVVVLDAGGHLVAAKREDGSGILRLELAKGKSYGALGFGLGSRELAKRSQKVPGFMSAASDASDGRCVPAPGGVLIKNSDGHIIGAVGISGDTGDNDEVCAIAGIEAAGLTADGG
- a CDS encoding sugar phosphate isomerase/epimerase, translating into MKHTQKPFRTALHTWTIHTTPLDICLDATAKAGFDAIEIRRSDVVDCFDRGMTKDDVIAMMRDSDVSIGVLGTEYGWFFTPPEEQKRLFGVLHETCEIAKAVGCDMIMSAPGQVTGTVKDAIAATRIAGAIVAEYDLKLALEFNSQHPVVNRTAVLREIIEGAGHPSCGMLLDAYHLHRSQGVSAGLDGVRADELFAFQYSDAPLHPTPGIRRPIDRLVPGKGVIDWNNLFGRLSEIGYDGYLSYEAPNPALWERSPYEVCAEAVEITRALLLAAACAENNESEKGTRT